One Actinomadura viridis genomic region harbors:
- a CDS encoding ATP-dependent DNA helicase: protein MLDEQQRRVVEHAGGPLLVLAGPGTGKTTTIVEAVVDRIENRGVDPERVLVLTFGRKAAGELRERITGRLRRTTRTPLALTFHGYAYALLRRDAVLNEEPPPRLLSGPEQLLEVRRLLEGELADGAREWPERLRPALATRGFAEELRDFCLRAAERGYLPEDLVALGRTRGRDDWTAIGRFMERYADRFAVDPVQTYDYAELIHMAAGLLADEEVLVRERDAYDVVFVDEYQDTDPAQEALLRGLAGEGRDLVVVGDPDQSIYGFRGADVRGILEFPQRFPTLGGEPAPVVALRDCRRMGPEVLEASRRIARRLPAGMISAEHRALRPVEPAEPSEPSGPAGAGERAAVGDEVRAVIADSESQESALVADELRRAHLLDGVPWSRMAVLVRSAVRQVPVLRRALAQAGVPVVVAGDEVPLVAEPAVRPILVLLRAALKKGFLDELVVEDLLTGPLGGADALGMRRFKRALRDLEDLSGGDRSLSELMVAAIDDPRELIPVHEKVRAPAERVARLISLARESADAGGTAEDVLWAVWRESGLADELLEQSVKGGTRGAAADRDLDAVVALFDHAARFVDRLPQAGPELFVDNIASQEIAGDTLAEQAPQGEAVRILTAHRSKGLEWDVVVVAGVQEGVWPDLRLRGSLLGVEELVELAAGSELEREARARSLDGGRDAASGTGAAAGASVAAKMMDEERRLFYVAVTRARRRLVVTAVGGDDSEERPSRFLNELLPGAIERSQLDEKTRWLSLPALVADLRSVAADPARPEPMRRAAAGHLARLARAGVRGARPENWYAITALSDSGPAFAEDEQITISPSQVEAFTTCGLRWLLASAVGAREGGPDEFSTMGKVIHAVAEMAGADDGVAEVDLARRLDDIWNDLEFRSSWYSEKQREQAAAMVDRFLGWHRDNPNEVVALEESFKVDLGRVVIKGRIDRAERDEHGRAVIIDIKTGSTAVPKDDLARHPQLGVYQYAVMLGAFERHGLIEPGGAKLVQVGKAAFTARAREQEQPPPHEDPDPEWPKKLIEIVATGMAGEVFQARANDKCRTCPVRSCCPVHDEGGQVGP from the coding sequence GTGCTCGATGAGCAGCAGCGGCGGGTGGTCGAGCATGCGGGCGGGCCGCTGCTGGTCCTGGCCGGCCCGGGGACCGGCAAGACCACCACGATCGTCGAGGCGGTGGTCGACCGCATCGAGAACCGCGGCGTCGACCCCGAACGGGTGCTCGTCCTCACCTTCGGCCGCAAGGCGGCCGGCGAGCTGCGCGAGCGCATCACCGGCCGGCTGCGCCGCACCACCCGCACGCCGCTGGCGCTGACGTTCCACGGGTACGCGTACGCGCTGCTGCGCCGCGACGCCGTCCTGAACGAGGAGCCCCCGCCGCGGCTGCTGTCGGGGCCCGAGCAGCTGCTGGAGGTGCGGCGGCTGCTGGAGGGCGAGCTGGCCGACGGGGCCCGGGAGTGGCCCGAGCGGCTGCGCCCCGCCCTGGCCACCCGCGGCTTCGCCGAGGAGCTGCGCGACTTCTGCCTGCGCGCCGCCGAACGCGGCTACCTCCCCGAGGACTTGGTCGCGCTCGGCCGCACCCGGGGCCGCGACGACTGGACCGCGATCGGGCGGTTCATGGAGCGCTACGCCGACCGGTTCGCGGTGGACCCGGTGCAGACCTACGACTACGCCGAGCTGATCCACATGGCGGCCGGGCTCCTCGCGGACGAGGAGGTGCTGGTCCGCGAGCGCGACGCCTACGACGTGGTCTTCGTCGACGAGTACCAGGACACCGACCCCGCCCAGGAGGCCCTGCTGCGGGGGCTCGCCGGGGAGGGCCGCGACCTGGTCGTGGTGGGCGACCCGGACCAGTCGATCTACGGGTTCCGGGGCGCCGACGTGCGCGGCATCCTGGAGTTCCCGCAGCGGTTCCCGACCCTCGGCGGCGAACCGGCCCCGGTCGTCGCCCTGCGCGACTGCCGCCGGATGGGCCCGGAGGTCCTGGAGGCGTCGCGGCGGATCGCGCGCCGGCTGCCCGCCGGGATGATCTCCGCCGAGCACCGCGCGCTGCGCCCGGTCGAGCCCGCCGAGCCGTCCGAGCCGTCCGGGCCGGCCGGCGCCGGCGAGCGCGCCGCGGTCGGCGACGAGGTGCGGGCCGTGATCGCCGACTCGGAGAGCCAGGAGTCCGCGCTGGTCGCCGACGAGCTGCGCCGCGCCCACCTGCTCGACGGCGTGCCGTGGTCGCGGATGGCGGTGCTGGTGCGCAGCGCCGTGCGGCAGGTCCCGGTGCTGCGCCGCGCGCTGGCCCAGGCGGGCGTGCCGGTGGTCGTCGCCGGCGACGAGGTGCCGCTGGTCGCCGAGCCCGCCGTACGGCCGATCCTGGTCCTGCTGCGCGCGGCCCTCAAGAAGGGGTTCCTGGACGAGCTGGTCGTCGAGGACCTGCTGACGGGCCCGCTCGGCGGCGCCGACGCCCTGGGGATGCGGCGGTTCAAGCGGGCGCTGCGCGACCTGGAGGACCTGTCCGGCGGCGACCGCTCGCTGAGCGAGCTGATGGTGGCGGCGATCGACGACCCGCGCGAGCTGATCCCCGTCCACGAGAAGGTGCGCGCCCCCGCCGAGCGCGTCGCGCGGCTGATCTCCCTCGCCCGCGAGAGCGCGGACGCGGGCGGCACCGCCGAGGACGTCCTGTGGGCGGTGTGGCGCGAGAGCGGGCTCGCCGACGAGCTGCTGGAGCAGAGCGTCAAGGGCGGGACGCGGGGCGCGGCGGCCGACCGCGACCTGGACGCGGTGGTCGCGCTCTTCGACCACGCGGCGCGGTTCGTCGACCGGCTGCCCCAGGCCGGGCCCGAGCTGTTCGTCGACAACATCGCCTCCCAGGAGATCGCCGGGGACACCCTCGCCGAGCAGGCCCCGCAGGGCGAGGCGGTGCGCATCCTCACCGCGCACCGCTCCAAGGGCCTGGAGTGGGACGTGGTCGTGGTGGCCGGCGTGCAGGAGGGCGTCTGGCCGGACCTGCGGCTGCGCGGCTCGCTGCTGGGCGTGGAGGAGCTGGTCGAGCTGGCCGCCGGCAGCGAGCTGGAACGCGAGGCGCGGGCCCGCTCCCTCGACGGCGGCCGGGACGCCGCGTCCGGGACGGGCGCGGCGGCGGGCGCGTCGGTGGCCGCCAAGATGATGGACGAGGAGCGGCGGCTGTTCTACGTCGCCGTCACCCGCGCCCGCCGCCGCCTGGTCGTCACGGCCGTCGGCGGCGACGACTCCGAGGAACGCCCCTCCCGTTTCCTCAACGAGCTGCTGCCCGGCGCGATCGAACGGTCCCAGCTGGACGAGAAGACCCGCTGGCTGTCGCTGCCGGCGCTGGTGGCCGACCTGCGCTCGGTGGCGGCCGACCCCGCGCGCCCGGAGCCGATGCGGCGCGCCGCGGCCGGGCACCTGGCCCGGCTGGCGCGGGCGGGCGTGCGCGGCGCCCGGCCGGAGAACTGGTACGCCATCACCGCCCTCTCCGACAGCGGCCCCGCCTTCGCCGAGGACGAGCAGATCACCATCTCGCCGTCCCAGGTCGAGGCGTTCACCACGTGCGGCCTGCGCTGGCTGCTGGCCTCGGCGGTCGGCGCCCGGGAGGGCGGTCCGGACGAGTTCAGCACCATGGGCAAGGTCATCCACGCGGTGGCCGAGATGGCCGGCGCCGACGACGGGGTGGCCGAGGTCGACCTGGCCCGGCGGCTCGACGACATCTGGAACGACCTGGAGTTCCGCAGCTCCTGGTACTCGGAGAAGCAGCGCGAGCAGGCCGCCGCGATGGTGGACAGGTTCCTGGGCTGGCACCGCGACAATCCCAACGAGGTCGTGGCGCTGGAGGAGTCGTTCAAGGTCGACCTGGGCCGGGTCGTCATCAAGGGCCGGATCGACCGCGCCGAGCGCGACGAGCACGGCCGCGCCGTCATCATCGACATCAAGACCGGGTCCACCGCCGTCCCCAAGGACGACCTGGCCCGGCACCCGCAGCTGGGCGTCTACCAGTACGCGGTGATGCTCGGCGCGTTCGAGCGGCACGGACTGATCGAGCCGGGCGGGGCCAAGCTGGTCCAGGTCGGCAAGGCCGCGTTCACCGCGCGGGCGCGCGAGCAGGAGCAGCCGCCGCCGCACGAGGACCCCGACCCCGAGTGGCCCAAGAAGCTCATCGAGATCGTCGCCACCGGAATGGCCGGCGAGGTGTTCCAGGCCCGCGCCAACGACAAGTGTCGGACCTGCCCCGTACGGTCCTGCTGCCCCGTTCACGACGAGGGCGGGCAGGTCGGTCCATGA
- a CDS encoding ATP-dependent helicase produces MITPAELARLLEIPEPTDEQARVIQAPLAPMAVIAGAGSGKSETMAARVVWLVANGFVRPERVLGLTFTRKAAAELGARVRRRLDRLREVLPADELARLGGESLFDGEPMVSTYHAYAARLFGDHALREALEPTMRLISPAVAWQICSRVVDAYNGPMDRIEWQPDTVTKAVMELAGDLSEHLRTADDVRKVGAWLDERFAAVRKPLKAQRDILAKHAVREQMMPLIEAYRRAKSDREVIDHGDQMALAARIAHRHPEVGMIERSRFSVVLLDEYQDTSQAQLVLLKSLFGGGHPVTAVGDPCQSIYGWRGASAGNLLRFAHDFPLQAPVAGRRPDASPVVQLSRSFRNGEQILEAAAKVQEELRAETASVPRLVPGAGREDRGRVECALLETVEEEADRIAARIARLMAGDPHVAPDGGPWTGEEPLRYADVAVLARKRSQFPLIRKALESRGIPVEVVGLGGLLTVPEVQDVVATLRVMHDPAAGASLARLLTGPRWRLGPRDLVALGRRARALAREAARDVTPPANGADDEAPPADAAGEPPADEADDPLRQLVGELNQETGSLVDALDDLGPPEAYSPEGYGRLRRLRDELRHLRGQAGLPLPDLVNEVERTLGLDIEVAARSGLDPVTARADLDAFIDAAATFAGDAEDPTLGAFLAYLKAAESEEFGLEAGRVGETDSVKLLTVHASKGLEWPVVIVPGLSFAPRKDGGPAKGSVFPSPPQGATRWTANPRVLPFMLRGDRADLPDLRGLEKDDLAAFDAACAERDLREERRLAYVAVTRASSLLIVTGYWWGASGRPLGPSPFLEEVRRVCLAGAGSVAVWADPPEEGAANPLLAEPETSEWPAGQGAAQGDATSRERYDAIVEAARMVEDAMLGRTRRWAGDSGLAEADRARMSAWARDVELLLAERDRGRGGDGLLVELPAHLSVSSLVSLARDPAALARQIRRPMPRPPAPYARRGTAFHAWLEGRWGQQRLLDPDELPGAADEGAADDGDLEVLRESFEASEWAAREPLDVEVPFETIIGDRLVRGRMDAVFRAGDGRYEVVDWKTGRPPSGEEARFVSVQLAAYRLAWAELAGVPVERVSAAFHYVRDNVTVRPADLLDAGGLTALLDAIPAV; encoded by the coding sequence GTGATCACTCCGGCGGAGCTGGCCCGGCTGCTGGAGATCCCCGAACCCACCGACGAGCAGGCACGGGTGATCCAGGCGCCGCTGGCGCCGATGGCGGTGATCGCGGGCGCCGGGTCGGGCAAGAGCGAGACGATGGCGGCCCGGGTGGTGTGGCTGGTCGCCAACGGGTTCGTCCGGCCCGAGCGCGTCCTCGGCCTCACCTTCACCCGCAAGGCCGCCGCCGAGCTGGGCGCCCGGGTGCGCCGCCGCCTCGACCGGCTGCGCGAGGTGCTGCCCGCCGACGAGCTGGCCCGGCTGGGCGGGGAGTCGCTGTTCGACGGCGAGCCGATGGTGTCGACCTACCACGCCTACGCCGCCCGCCTGTTCGGCGACCACGCGCTGCGCGAGGCGCTGGAGCCGACGATGCGGCTGATCTCCCCGGCGGTGGCCTGGCAGATCTGCTCGCGCGTGGTGGACGCCTACAACGGCCCCATGGACCGCATCGAATGGCAGCCCGACACCGTCACCAAGGCCGTGATGGAACTGGCCGGCGACCTGTCGGAGCACCTGCGCACCGCCGACGACGTCCGCAAGGTCGGCGCGTGGCTGGACGAGCGGTTCGCCGCGGTGCGCAAGCCGTTGAAGGCGCAGCGCGACATCCTGGCCAAGCACGCGGTCCGCGAGCAGATGATGCCGCTCATCGAGGCGTACCGCAGGGCCAAGTCCGACCGGGAGGTCATCGACCACGGCGACCAGATGGCCCTGGCCGCCCGCATCGCCCACCGGCACCCCGAGGTCGGGATGATCGAGCGGTCGCGGTTCTCGGTGGTGCTGCTGGACGAGTACCAGGACACCAGCCAGGCCCAGCTGGTCCTGCTGAAGTCGCTGTTCGGCGGGGGGCACCCGGTCACGGCGGTGGGCGACCCGTGCCAGTCCATCTACGGCTGGCGCGGGGCGAGCGCGGGCAACCTGCTGCGCTTCGCCCACGACTTCCCGTTGCAGGCTCCCGTCGCCGGACGCCGTCCGGACGCCTCGCCGGTGGTGCAGCTCAGCCGCAGCTTCCGCAACGGCGAGCAGATCCTGGAGGCGGCGGCGAAGGTCCAGGAGGAACTGCGGGCCGAGACGGCGTCCGTCCCCCGGCTGGTCCCGGGCGCGGGCCGCGAGGACCGCGGCCGGGTCGAGTGCGCCCTGCTGGAGACCGTCGAGGAGGAGGCGGACCGGATCGCCGCCCGGATCGCGCGGCTGATGGCCGGTGACCCGCACGTGGCGCCGGACGGCGGCCCGTGGACGGGGGAGGAGCCGCTGCGGTACGCCGACGTCGCGGTCCTCGCCCGCAAGCGGTCCCAGTTCCCGCTGATCCGGAAGGCGCTGGAGTCCCGCGGGATCCCGGTCGAGGTCGTGGGCCTGGGCGGGCTGCTGACCGTCCCCGAGGTGCAGGACGTGGTGGCCACCCTGCGGGTCATGCACGACCCCGCGGCGGGCGCCTCCCTCGCCCGGCTGCTGACCGGGCCGCGCTGGCGGCTGGGCCCCCGCGACCTGGTCGCCCTCGGCCGCCGCGCCCGCGCGCTGGCGCGGGAGGCCGCCCGCGACGTCACCCCGCCCGCGAACGGCGCCGACGACGAGGCGCCGCCCGCCGACGCCGCGGGGGAGCCGCCCGCCGACGAGGCCGACGACCCTCTCCGGCAGCTGGTGGGCGAGCTCAACCAGGAGACCGGCAGCCTGGTGGACGCCCTCGACGACCTGGGCCCGCCCGAGGCGTACTCCCCGGAGGGGTACGGCCGGCTGCGGCGGCTGCGCGACGAGCTGCGGCACCTGCGCGGCCAGGCCGGGCTGCCGCTGCCCGACCTGGTGAACGAGGTCGAGCGGACCCTCGGCCTGGACATCGAGGTCGCCGCCCGCTCCGGCCTCGACCCGGTCACCGCCCGCGCCGACCTGGACGCCTTCATCGACGCCGCCGCCACGTTCGCCGGCGACGCCGAGGACCCCACGCTGGGCGCGTTCCTGGCCTACCTCAAGGCCGCCGAGAGCGAGGAGTTCGGGCTGGAGGCCGGCCGGGTCGGCGAGACCGACAGCGTCAAGCTCCTCACCGTCCACGCCTCCAAGGGCCTGGAGTGGCCCGTCGTCATCGTGCCCGGCCTGTCGTTCGCGCCGCGCAAGGACGGCGGCCCGGCCAAGGGCTCGGTCTTCCCGTCCCCGCCGCAGGGCGCCACCCGCTGGACCGCCAACCCCCGCGTCCTGCCGTTCATGCTCCGCGGCGACCGCGCCGACCTGCCGGACCTGCGGGGCCTGGAGAAGGACGACCTGGCCGCGTTCGACGCCGCCTGCGCCGAACGCGACCTGCGCGAGGAACGCCGCCTGGCCTACGTCGCGGTGACCCGGGCGTCCAGCCTGCTGATCGTCACCGGCTACTGGTGGGGCGCGTCCGGCCGCCCGCTCGGCCCGTCCCCGTTCCTGGAGGAGGTCCGCCGGGTCTGCCTGGCCGGCGCCGGTTCGGTCGCGGTGTGGGCCGACCCGCCGGAAGAGGGCGCCGCCAATCCCCTGCTCGCCGAACCGGAGACCTCCGAGTGGCCCGCCGGGCAGGGCGCAGCCCAGGGCGACGCCACGTCCCGCGAACGGTACGACGCGATCGTCGAGGCCGCCCGGATGGTCGAGGACGCGATGCTCGGCCGCACCCGCCGCTGGGCGGGCGACTCCGGGCTGGCCGAGGCCGACCGCGCCCGGATGTCGGCGTGGGCCCGCGATGTGGAGCTGCTGCTGGCCGAACGCGACCGGGGCCGCGGTGGCGACGGCCTGCTGGTCGAGCTGCCCGCGCACCTGTCGGTCTCCTCGCTGGTGTCGCTGGCCCGCGACCCCGCGGCGCTGGCCCGCCAGATCCGCCGCCCGATGCCGCGCCCGCCCGCCCCGTACGCGCGCCGCGGCACCGCGTTCCACGCCTGGCTGGAGGGCCGCTGGGGGCAGCAGCGGCTGCTGGACCCCGACGAGCTGCCCGGCGCCGCCGACGAGGGCGCCGCCGACGACGGCGACCTGGAGGTGCTGCGGGAGAGCTTCGAGGCGTCGGAGTGGGCCGCCCGCGAGCCGCTCGACGTCGAGGTCCCGTTCGAGACGATCATCGGTGACCGGCTGGTGCGGGGCCGGATGGACGCCGTCTTCCGCGCGGGCGACGGCCGGTACGAGGTGGTGGACTGGAAGACCGGCCGCCCCCCGTCCGGCGAGGAGGCCCGTTTCGTCTCCGTCCAGCTCGCCGCGTACCGCCTGGCCTGGGCCGAGCTGGCGGGCGTCCCGGTCGAGCGGGTCAGCGCCGCCTTCCACTACGTGCGCGACAACGTCACCGTCCGCCCGGCCGATCTGCTGGACGCCGGCGGCCTCACCGCCCTCCTGGACGCGATCCCCGCGGTCTGA
- a CDS encoding class I SAM-dependent methyltransferase, producing the protein MVAHDERVVREFSKQAAGFGDPRLNVAFTRHLGRLVAFMEPELDLEDVVLEVAAGTGLVSRAIARRVRHVTALDLTPAMLAQGKREADRDAITNITFTRGDAASLPYADRSFTLVVTRFSLHQVADPEAVVAEMARVSRPGAALIIADLVRPEGLAADPDRIERLRDPSHGVLLTEARVIELVTAAGAEVRRAERFEFSRPLEPWLALAHTEPEAAAQIRKELEAELAGGPATGMRPAMVDGELHFTHSYLYLHANAA; encoded by the coding sequence GTGGTGGCGCATGACGAGCGGGTCGTACGGGAGTTCTCCAAGCAGGCGGCGGGGTTCGGTGATCCACGGCTGAACGTGGCGTTCACCCGGCATCTGGGGCGGCTGGTGGCGTTCATGGAGCCGGAGCTGGATCTCGAGGACGTCGTGCTGGAGGTGGCGGCGGGGACGGGGCTGGTCTCGCGGGCGATCGCGCGGCGGGTCCGGCACGTGACGGCGCTCGACCTGACTCCGGCGATGCTGGCGCAGGGCAAGCGCGAGGCGGACCGGGACGCGATCACCAACATCACCTTCACGCGGGGCGACGCGGCCTCGCTGCCCTACGCGGACCGGTCGTTCACGCTGGTCGTCACCCGGTTCTCGCTGCATCAGGTGGCCGATCCGGAGGCCGTGGTGGCGGAGATGGCCCGGGTCAGCCGGCCCGGCGCGGCGCTGATCATCGCCGATCTGGTGCGGCCGGAGGGGCTGGCGGCCGATCCGGACCGGATCGAGCGGCTGCGGGACCCCTCGCACGGCGTCCTGCTCACCGAGGCGCGGGTCATCGAGCTGGTCACCGCGGCGGGGGCGGAGGTGCGGCGGGCCGAGCGGTTCGAGTTCTCCCGGCCGCTGGAGCCGTGGCTGGCGCTGGCGCACACCGAGCCGGAGGCCGCGGCGCAGATCCGCAAGGAGCTTGAGGCCGAGCTGGCGGGCGGGCCCGCCACCGGGATGCGGCCCGCGATGGTGGACGGCGAGCTGCACTTCACGCACTCCTACCTGTACCTCCACGCCAACGCCGCCTGA
- a CDS encoding AMP-binding protein: protein MLLDRMRTMADLGTRAVRAVRDTGALHPVRPDRAVRMPLPYLRYGPAPATIGAMAALRFPGRTAIIDERGTLTYAELDRRAAGLAAALGERLTGGRIGVLCRNHRGFAEAVLAASRIGHDVVLLNTDFSAPQLGEVAEREGVELLIHDEEFGDVVRASSFGGRRILAWHEGTAEETIDALAERGPARPARTGTRTGRVIVLTSGTTGTPKGARHDLSIGRLLPVALTHMARVPIRSGAPMVIAPPLFHVLGFAYMTVGLGLGTPLVLSRRFDPERTLEAIEEHRAETLVAVPVMLRRMLDVPDGPRPASLRVVVCGGSALHPHLSEEFMDAFGDVLRNVYGATETGWATIATPQDLREAPGTVGRPSFRLTVRILGEDGRELPAGEVGEIYTGGGLRFAGYTGGGGKRVRGGLTGTGDLGHFDADGRLFVDGRADDMIVSGGENVFPGEVEELLGRHPGVAEVSVTGVDDTAFDQRLAAYVVRAPGATVTGDALKAHVKEHLARYKVPREVHFVDELPRTSTGKVQARGLPS from the coding sequence GTGCTGCTCGACCGGATGCGAACCATGGCGGACCTGGGAACGCGCGCCGTACGAGCGGTACGGGACACGGGCGCGCTGCACCCCGTCCGCCCCGACCGGGCCGTGCGGATGCCCCTGCCCTACCTGCGTTACGGCCCGGCGCCGGCCACGATCGGGGCGATGGCCGCGCTGCGCTTCCCCGGCCGGACCGCGATCATCGACGAGCGCGGCACGCTGACGTACGCGGAACTGGACAGGCGGGCCGCGGGGCTCGCCGCCGCGCTGGGCGAGCGGCTCACCGGCGGGCGGATCGGCGTGCTGTGCCGCAACCACCGGGGCTTCGCCGAGGCGGTGCTGGCTGCGTCCCGGATCGGCCATGACGTGGTGCTCCTCAACACCGACTTCTCCGCCCCGCAACTCGGCGAGGTCGCCGAACGCGAAGGCGTGGAACTGCTGATCCACGACGAGGAGTTCGGCGACGTGGTACGGGCGTCCTCGTTCGGCGGGCGGCGGATCCTCGCCTGGCACGAGGGGACGGCGGAAGAGACGATCGACGCGCTCGCGGAGCGCGGGCCGGCGCGCCCCGCCCGGACCGGCACGCGCACCGGCAGGGTGATCGTGCTCACCTCCGGCACCACCGGGACGCCCAAGGGCGCCCGGCACGACCTCTCGATCGGCCGCCTGCTGCCGGTGGCGCTCACCCACATGGCCCGGGTCCCGATACGTTCCGGAGCCCCGATGGTGATCGCGCCGCCGCTGTTCCACGTCCTCGGGTTCGCGTACATGACGGTCGGGCTGGGCCTGGGCACCCCCCTGGTGCTGTCACGCCGGTTCGACCCGGAACGGACCCTGGAGGCGATCGAGGAGCACCGGGCGGAGACGCTGGTCGCGGTGCCGGTGATGCTGCGGCGGATGCTGGACGTCCCGGACGGCCCGCGCCCCGCGTCGCTGCGCGTGGTGGTCTGCGGCGGCTCCGCCCTCCACCCGCACCTGTCGGAGGAGTTCATGGACGCCTTCGGCGACGTCCTCCGCAACGTGTACGGCGCTACCGAGACCGGCTGGGCGACCATCGCCACGCCCCAGGACCTGCGGGAGGCCCCGGGAACGGTCGGCCGGCCGTCGTTCCGGCTCACCGTCAGGATCCTCGGCGAGGACGGCCGGGAACTGCCCGCCGGCGAGGTCGGCGAGATCTACACCGGCGGCGGGCTGCGCTTCGCCGGATACACCGGGGGCGGCGGCAAGCGGGTCCGCGGCGGGCTGACCGGCACCGGCGACCTCGGCCACTTCGACGCGGACGGGCGGCTCTTCGTCGACGGGCGGGCAGACGACATGATCGTGTCGGGTGGCGAGAACGTCTTCCCGGGCGAGGTCGAGGAACTGCTGGGCCGGCACCCCGGCGTGGCGGAGGTCTCGGTCACCGGCGTGGACGACACGGCGTTCGATCAGCGGCTGGCCGCGTACGTCGTGCGGGCCCCCGGCGCCACCGTGACCGGGGACGCCCTCAAGGCCCACGTGAAGGAGCACCTCGCGCGGTACAAGGTGCCGCGCGAGGTGCACTTCGTGGACGAGCTGCCCCGGACCAGCACAGGGAAGGTCCAGGCCCGGGGACTGCCCTCCTGA
- a CDS encoding trypsin-like serine peptidase — protein MHRIPGKIASVVMATATVTAGLAAPARAAAPAPPAPPAPDTTTAATARTSDGARVDSAAAAKKVGSYWTAERMRRARPVPAPEDRVAAPAPATAPAPAPAGRPSGRPGSHAPARAVDPAAIRAGARALAGGDRTLEAKINDSAAVGKVFFRKPSGGDWACSAAALNSSSRQLVVTAGHCVHEGDGGGWMLNWTFVPRYRNGARPFGTFAAKQFRAFNAWINNGDLRRDVGMVTTWPQDGKKLVNVVGGNGLQWNWPRTTAMTVFGYPGNRDNGQIQWVCQGTTSPVIDGRIQLRCDFGGGSSGGPWLRQYNDSNGLGYVNGTMSTISSGGWNRSPYFDNAVKAMFDAQGGVT, from the coding sequence ATGCATCGGATACCAGGCAAGATCGCGTCCGTGGTGATGGCCACCGCCACGGTGACGGCGGGGCTGGCCGCCCCGGCGCGGGCCGCCGCGCCCGCCCCGCCCGCGCCGCCCGCCCCGGACACGACGACCGCCGCGACCGCCCGGACGTCGGACGGCGCCCGCGTGGACTCGGCCGCCGCCGCGAAGAAGGTCGGCTCGTACTGGACCGCCGAGCGGATGCGCCGGGCCAGGCCCGTACCGGCTCCCGAGGACCGGGTGGCCGCACCCGCGCCCGCAACCGCGCCCGCGCCCGCGCCCGCCGGCCGTCCCTCGGGGCGGCCCGGCTCCCACGCCCCGGCACGGGCCGTCGACCCGGCCGCGATCAGGGCCGGGGCCCGGGCACTCGCCGGCGGCGACCGCACCCTCGAAGCCAAGATCAACGACAGCGCGGCCGTGGGCAAGGTCTTCTTCAGGAAGCCCAGCGGCGGCGACTGGGCCTGCTCGGCGGCCGCGCTCAACAGCTCGTCCCGGCAGCTGGTGGTCACGGCCGGGCACTGCGTCCATGAGGGCGACGGCGGCGGCTGGATGCTGAACTGGACCTTCGTGCCCCGCTACCGCAACGGCGCCCGCCCGTTCGGCACGTTCGCCGCCAAGCAGTTCCGCGCGTTCAATGCCTGGATCAACAACGGCGACCTGCGCCGGGACGTGGGCATGGTGACGACCTGGCCGCAGGACGGCAAGAAGCTCGTCAACGTGGTCGGCGGCAACGGGCTCCAGTGGAACTGGCCGCGCACCACCGCGATGACGGTGTTCGGCTACCCCGGCAACCGCGACAACGGCCAGATCCAGTGGGTCTGCCAGGGCACCACCTCACCCGTCATCGACGGGCGGATCCAGCTCCGGTGCGACTTCGGCGGCGGCTCCAGCGGCGGCCCCTGGCTGCGGCAGTACAACGACTCCAACGGGCTCGGGTACGTCAACGGGACGATGAGCACCATCTCCTCGGGCGGCTGGAACCGCAGCCCCTACTTCGACAACGCGGTCAAGGCGATGTTCGACGCCCAGGGCGGAGTCACCTGA